In a genomic window of Octadecabacter temperatus:
- a CDS encoding enoyl-CoA hydratase/isomerase family protein: MARLVRFRVIDGIAVVTLDAAPVNALSAPLRAGLWEVFKRIDANPDIKAAVLMAAGRMFSAGADIREFSNPASEPSLSQLCNHIEACSKPVVAAFHGQALGGGAELLLAAHYRLASPDARFGLPEVALGLVPGAGGTQRLPRLIGAERALQLMVSTSSIEAGVAHRVGLVDGIVQGDLGSGAIAFANNLVAREQGPRSTRANRTHFQDVRAHAAAIAHARESLKDNPLNAPERVVDCVEVAALLPFDAGLAFEADAFARCLEHPQSVALRHVFMAERKVDNALLEKDDGVFRPVVPMGKAVANRLRKAFLKAAENLVDNGANEADVDGAMVAYGFRKGPFGGRTKTESNSNVERKLIAALLVEGAACVDEGAVQRPSDIDAIAVHAISFPRRKGGPMRAAQTLGLISLRKDMRVWAQDSDNWAVPDLLDDAIKDAGGFDAILRS; encoded by the coding sequence AGGCCTATGGGAAGTCTTCAAACGCATTGACGCAAACCCAGATATCAAAGCGGCCGTGTTAATGGCTGCGGGGCGTATGTTTTCAGCAGGCGCTGACATTCGTGAGTTTTCCAATCCAGCAAGTGAGCCGTCCTTGTCGCAGTTGTGTAACCACATCGAAGCCTGTTCCAAACCTGTCGTCGCAGCATTCCATGGCCAAGCATTAGGCGGTGGGGCGGAACTGTTGCTTGCAGCGCATTACAGGCTCGCGTCACCGGATGCGCGGTTTGGACTGCCAGAAGTCGCGCTGGGCCTTGTTCCTGGTGCAGGTGGTACCCAGCGGCTGCCACGCCTTATTGGGGCCGAACGCGCGCTTCAGTTGATGGTGTCCACTAGCTCGATTGAGGCCGGCGTCGCGCACCGTGTCGGACTGGTGGACGGGATCGTTCAAGGGGACCTCGGGTCTGGCGCTATTGCGTTCGCAAACAACTTGGTTGCGCGCGAGCAAGGCCCAAGATCAACGCGAGCAAATCGGACACATTTTCAAGACGTGCGGGCCCATGCTGCCGCGATTGCGCACGCACGTGAGAGTTTAAAGGACAACCCGCTTAACGCGCCTGAAAGGGTGGTCGATTGCGTTGAGGTTGCGGCCTTGCTGCCGTTTGACGCGGGGTTGGCATTTGAAGCCGACGCATTTGCGCGCTGTCTTGAACATCCACAATCTGTCGCATTGCGTCATGTTTTCATGGCGGAACGCAAGGTCGACAATGCCTTGCTTGAGAAGGACGATGGCGTTTTCCGCCCCGTCGTACCGATGGGCAAAGCGGTGGCAAACCGGTTGCGTAAAGCGTTTCTTAAGGCTGCGGAAAACCTTGTAGATAACGGCGCAAACGAGGCTGACGTTGACGGCGCAATGGTCGCTTACGGATTTCGAAAAGGGCCGTTTGGCGGCAGAACGAAAACCGAAAGTAATTCCAACGTTGAGCGCAAATTGATCGCAGCGCTTCTTGTTGAAGGCGCGGCCTGTGTTGATGAAGGTGCAGTTCAGCGGCCCTCAGACATCGATGCAATCGCGGTTCACGCGATCAGTTTTCCGCGCCGAAAAGGTGGTCCGATGCGTGCTGCGCAAACGCTTGGGCTTATCAGCTTACGCAAAGACATGCGGGTTTGGGCGCAAGACAGCGATAACTGGGCTGTACCGGATCTGCTGGATGACGCGATCAAAGACGCGGGCGGCTTTGACGCGATCTTGCGATCTTAG
- a CDS encoding DUF2312 domain-containing protein, with the protein MSDTSTDASYRVTADELRQFVERIERLDAEKKDLAEQQKEVMAEAKGRGYDTKVMRKVIALRKRDSDDIAEEEAVLEMYKEALGM; encoded by the coding sequence ATGTCTGACACTTCCACCGATGCAAGCTACCGCGTAACCGCAGACGAATTGCGCCAGTTCGTTGAACGGATTGAACGTTTGGACGCCGAGAAAAAAGACCTTGCCGAGCAGCAAAAAGAAGTGATGGCAGAAGCCAAGGGTCGTGGTTACGACACCAAAGTCATGCGCAAAGTGATCGCACTGCGCAAGCGTGACAGCGATGACATCGCCGAAGAAGAAGCGGTGTTGGAAATGTATAAAGAAGCGCTTGGCATGTAA
- a CDS encoding PhzF family phenazine biosynthesis protein, with translation MARDRNPKSRAFMQCDVFSTTPTGGNGLAIVLDGDGLSDDEMQAFARWTNLAETTFVCPPSDPDADYDIRIFTVSREMKFAGHPTLGTAQCWLAAGNSPKITGKIVQNCGVGLVEIDLTGDVPAFVAPPTTISPMPDDILTRLLGQFDLDPAQVRGAAVLNNGPEWHVIEMAEAREILAIDMDALGQTENVALGLIAAHPDGRPTNYEVRMFGMLYGIKEDPITGSLNAALAHWFQQLGRANDPYMVAQGTKIGRSGRVHVLPTPEGDIKIGGHTNILIEGHVTL, from the coding sequence TTGGCCCGTGATCGTAACCCAAAATCCCGCGCATTCATGCAGTGCGACGTTTTCAGCACGACCCCAACCGGTGGCAACGGGCTGGCGATCGTATTGGACGGTGACGGGCTTAGCGACGATGAAATGCAGGCCTTTGCGCGTTGGACCAATCTGGCTGAGACGACATTTGTTTGCCCTCCGAGCGACCCTGATGCGGATTACGACATTCGAATTTTCACAGTCTCACGGGAAATGAAGTTTGCAGGCCACCCCACATTGGGAACTGCGCAATGCTGGTTGGCGGCAGGAAACAGCCCTAAGATCACAGGCAAGATCGTACAAAACTGCGGTGTCGGTCTGGTCGAAATTGACCTAACAGGTGATGTGCCCGCCTTTGTCGCCCCACCGACCACGATCTCACCGATGCCCGACGATATTTTGACCCGTTTATTAGGCCAGTTCGACCTTGATCCAGCGCAGGTTCGTGGCGCTGCCGTCTTGAACAATGGCCCCGAATGGCATGTCATCGAAATGGCTGAGGCGCGTGAAATTCTCGCGATCGATATGGACGCTCTTGGCCAGACTGAAAATGTCGCGCTCGGGTTGATTGCGGCCCACCCGGACGGCCGACCAACCAACTATGAGGTGCGAATGTTCGGAATGTTGTACGGCATTAAGGAAGATCCGATTACCGGATCACTGAACGCCGCGCTTGCCCATTGGTTCCAACAACTAGGACGCGCGAACGACCCCTATATGGTGGCACAAGGGACCAAGATAGGGCGTAGCGGCCGCGTACATGTCCTTCCGACACCCGAAGGTGACATCAAGATCGGTGGCCATACGAATATCTTGATTGAGGGTCACGTGACCCTCTGA